Proteins from a genomic interval of Burkholderia cepacia GG4:
- a CDS encoding ABC transporter ATP-binding protein, whose protein sequence is MTHATPHTDGGISYAAVDLMLKVGDRTLLDGFTQAFRPGEIWCIAGPNGAGKTTLLATLAGLQRPAGGQVEIDGRPLAAWPPEQLARRRALMPQQLHDAFSATVFDTVLLNRFPYLGGWGWERDGDRAAARDALATFGLTALASRDVLSLSGGERQRVALAATLCQDAPLMLLDEPLAHLDLHHQIDGLTALNAWLDAGPRTVLFSCHDLNLARRFATHALLLDGRGHAWAGPVHDVLTPARASDAFGYPLVLIRENGRDALLPAWPERR, encoded by the coding sequence ATGACGCATGCCACGCCGCACACCGACGGCGGCATCAGCTACGCGGCGGTCGACCTGATGCTGAAGGTGGGCGATCGTACCTTGCTCGACGGCTTCACGCAGGCCTTCCGGCCCGGCGAGATCTGGTGCATCGCGGGGCCGAACGGCGCAGGCAAGACGACGCTGCTCGCGACGCTCGCGGGGTTGCAGCGGCCGGCCGGCGGCCAGGTCGAGATCGACGGCCGGCCGCTCGCCGCATGGCCGCCCGAACAGCTCGCACGGCGCCGCGCGCTGATGCCGCAGCAACTGCACGACGCGTTCAGCGCGACGGTATTCGACACGGTGCTGCTCAACCGCTTTCCGTATCTCGGCGGTTGGGGCTGGGAGCGCGACGGCGACCGCGCGGCCGCGCGTGATGCGCTGGCGACGTTCGGGCTGACCGCGCTTGCGTCGCGCGACGTGCTGTCGCTGTCGGGCGGCGAGCGGCAGCGGGTCGCGCTGGCCGCGACGCTGTGCCAGGATGCGCCGCTGATGCTGCTCGACGAGCCGCTCGCCCATCTCGACCTGCATCACCAGATCGATGGCCTGACCGCGCTGAATGCATGGCTCGACGCGGGCCCGCGCACGGTGCTGTTCTCGTGCCACGACCTGAATCTCGCGCGGCGTTTCGCGACGCACGCGCTGTTGCTCGACGGCCGCGGCCACGCGTGGGCGGGCCCCGTGCACGACGTGTTGACGCCGGCACGCGCGAGCGATGCCTTCGGCTATCCGCTCGTGCTGATCCGCGAGAACGGCCGCGACGCGCTGCTGCCGGCGTGGCCCGAGCGGCGATGA
- the ilvD gene encoding dihydroxy-acid dehydratase — protein sequence MSYNRRSKHITQGVARSPNRSMYYALGYQKDDFDKPMVGIANGHSTITPCNSGLQRLSDAAVAAVKAAGANPQIFGTPTISDGMSMGTEGMKYSLVSREVIADCIETCVQGQWMDGVVVVGGCDKNMPGGMIALARLNVPGIYVYGGTIRPGHWKGRDLTIVSSFEAVGEFTAGRMSQEDFEGVEQNACPTSGSCGGMYTANTMSSSFEALGMSLMYSSTMANPDEEKVDSAAESARVLVEAVKRDLKPRDIITKASIENAVSLIMATGGSTNAVLHYLAIAHAAEVDWTIDDFERIRQRVPVICDLKPSGQYVATDLHQAGGIPQVLKILLDAGLLHGDCMTITGRTIAEELKDVPGVPRADQKVIFPIDRALYRQGHLAILKGNLAEDGAVAKITGLKNPVITGPARVFDDEQSAMDAILGDRIRAGDVLVLRYLGPQGGPGMPEMLAPTSAIIGKGLGESVGFITDGRFSGGTWGMVVGHVAPEAFVGGTIALVQEGDSITIDAHRLVLQLNVDDAELARRRAAWKQPAPRYTRGVLAKYAALARPANQGAVTG from the coding sequence ATGTCGTACAACCGTCGCTCGAAGCACATCACGCAAGGCGTGGCCCGTTCGCCGAACCGCTCGATGTATTACGCCCTCGGCTACCAGAAGGACGATTTCGACAAGCCGATGGTCGGCATCGCGAACGGCCACTCGACGATCACGCCGTGCAACTCGGGCCTGCAGCGGCTGTCGGACGCCGCGGTCGCGGCCGTGAAGGCGGCCGGCGCGAACCCGCAGATCTTCGGCACGCCGACGATCTCGGATGGCATGTCGATGGGAACCGAGGGCATGAAGTACTCGCTCGTGTCGCGCGAAGTCATCGCCGACTGCATCGAGACCTGCGTACAGGGCCAGTGGATGGACGGCGTGGTGGTCGTCGGGGGCTGCGACAAGAACATGCCGGGCGGCATGATCGCGCTGGCGCGGCTGAACGTGCCGGGCATCTACGTTTACGGCGGCACGATCCGTCCCGGCCACTGGAAGGGTCGCGACCTGACGATCGTGTCGTCGTTCGAGGCGGTCGGCGAGTTCACGGCCGGCCGGATGTCGCAGGAGGATTTCGAAGGGGTCGAGCAGAACGCGTGCCCGACGTCCGGCTCGTGTGGCGGCATGTACACCGCGAACACGATGAGCTCGTCGTTCGAGGCGCTCGGCATGTCGCTGATGTATTCGTCGACGATGGCGAACCCCGACGAGGAGAAGGTCGATTCGGCCGCCGAATCGGCGCGCGTGCTGGTCGAAGCCGTGAAACGCGACCTGAAGCCGCGCGACATCATCACCAAGGCGTCGATCGAGAACGCGGTGTCGCTGATCATGGCGACCGGCGGCTCGACCAACGCGGTGCTGCACTATCTCGCGATCGCGCACGCGGCCGAGGTCGACTGGACGATCGACGACTTCGAGCGCATCCGCCAGCGCGTGCCCGTGATCTGCGACCTGAAGCCGTCGGGCCAGTACGTCGCGACCGACCTGCACCAGGCCGGCGGGATCCCGCAGGTGCTGAAGATCCTGCTCGATGCGGGCTTGCTGCACGGCGACTGCATGACGATCACCGGCCGCACGATCGCCGAGGAACTGAAGGACGTGCCGGGCGTGCCGCGCGCGGACCAGAAGGTGATCTTCCCGATCGACCGCGCGCTGTACAGGCAGGGCCATCTCGCGATCCTGAAGGGCAATCTCGCGGAAGACGGTGCGGTCGCGAAGATCACCGGCCTGAAGAACCCGGTGATCACGGGCCCCGCGCGCGTGTTCGACGACGAGCAAAGCGCGATGGACGCGATCCTCGGCGACAGGATCCGCGCGGGCGACGTGCTCGTGCTGCGCTACCTCGGCCCGCAGGGGGGCCCCGGGATGCCTGAAATGCTCGCGCCGACGTCGGCGATCATCGGCAAGGGGCTCGGCGAGTCGGTCGGCTTCATCACCGACGGCCGCTTCTCGGGCGGTACTTGGGGCATGGTGGTCGGCCACGTCGCGCCCGAAGCGTTCGTCGGCGGCACGATCGCGCTCGTGCAGGAAGGCGACTCGATCACCATCGACGCGCACCGACTGGTGCTGCAGCTGAACGTCGACGACGCGGAGCTCGCGCGCCGACGCGCCGCGTGGAAGCAGCCGGCGCCACGCTACACGCGCGGCGTGCTCGCCAAGTATGCGGCGCTCGCCCGCCCGGCGAACCAGGGCGCCGTCACCGGCTGA
- a CDS encoding ATPase, with amino-acid sequence MLNELETLSQNIGRLISLNKRYHSERLALEEQVAQMRAEADTVRAELAQLREERNALAAERDTLSAKIDDAQVKLNAILEKLPRTKSAEPADNQLDLLDAQARTDSDDAASHGEHA; translated from the coding sequence ATGCTCAACGAACTCGAAACCTTATCTCAAAATATTGGCCGTCTGATCTCGCTGAACAAGCGCTATCACTCGGAACGGCTCGCGCTCGAGGAGCAGGTCGCGCAAATGCGCGCGGAAGCGGACACGGTCCGCGCGGAACTCGCGCAACTGCGCGAGGAACGCAATGCGCTCGCAGCCGAGCGCGACACACTGTCGGCAAAGATCGACGACGCCCAGGTCAAACTGAACGCGATTCTCGAAAAGCTGCCGCGCACGAAGAGCGCCGAGCCAGCCGACAACCAGCTCGATCTGCTGGATGCGCAGGCGCGCACGGATAGCGACGACGCGGCCAGCCACGGAGAACATGCATGA
- a CDS encoding FecCD family ABC transporter permease, with amino-acid sequence MSAARAAAIWAGLAAVVALLFVASLSIGSVPMSPWQALASLVPHGGDALFADIVRTLRLPRALAGFACGALLALAGALLQVLLRNPLAEPYVLGVSGGAAGFALVAMIAGAAWWLVDASAFAGSLVSVALVLGLARRELWRGDSRDASPRLLLTGVVIAAGWGALVTLLLSLAPDARLRGIIFWLTGDLNGVTAPWFAWGALLLAACVALPAAPQLNVLLRGDATALALGVPVARLRMRIYLVASLAAAAAVTTAGTIGFVGLVVPHALRLAFGNDQRMLLPAAMLAGGGGVMAADLLARTAIAPAQLPVGVMTALIGVPVFLWMLLRRPMR; translated from the coding sequence ATGAGCGCCGCGCGTGCCGCAGCGATCTGGGCCGGGCTGGCGGCCGTGGTCGCGTTGCTGTTCGTCGCGTCGCTGTCGATCGGCAGCGTGCCGATGTCGCCGTGGCAGGCGCTCGCGTCGCTCGTGCCGCACGGCGGCGACGCGCTGTTCGCCGACATCGTGCGCACGCTGCGGCTGCCGCGCGCGCTCGCGGGCTTCGCGTGCGGCGCGCTGCTCGCGCTGGCCGGCGCGCTGCTGCAGGTGCTGCTGCGCAATCCGCTCGCGGAGCCGTACGTGCTCGGCGTGTCCGGCGGTGCAGCCGGGTTCGCGCTCGTCGCGATGATCGCGGGCGCCGCGTGGTGGCTCGTCGATGCGTCCGCGTTCGCCGGTTCGCTCGTGTCGGTCGCGCTCGTGCTCGGGTTGGCTCGCCGCGAGCTGTGGCGCGGCGATTCACGCGACGCGTCGCCGCGGCTGCTGCTCACGGGTGTCGTGATCGCGGCCGGGTGGGGCGCGCTGGTCACGCTGCTGCTGTCGCTCGCGCCCGATGCGCGGCTGCGCGGCATCATCTTCTGGCTGACGGGCGACCTGAATGGCGTGACGGCGCCATGGTTCGCATGGGGCGCGTTGCTGCTGGCCGCGTGCGTCGCGCTGCCCGCCGCGCCGCAGCTGAACGTGCTGCTGCGCGGCGACGCGACCGCGCTCGCGCTCGGCGTGCCGGTCGCGCGACTGCGCATGCGGATCTACCTCGTCGCGTCGCTGGCGGCGGCCGCCGCGGTGACGACGGCCGGCACGATCGGCTTCGTCGGCCTCGTCGTGCCGCATGCGCTGCGGCTCGCGTTCGGCAACGACCAGCGCATGCTGCTGCCTGCCGCGATGCTCGCGGGCGGTGGCGGCGTGATGGCGGCCGACCTGCTCGCGCGCACCGCGATCGCGCCCGCGCAATTGCCGGTCGGCGTGATGACCGCGTTGATCGGCGTGCCGGTGTTCCTGTGGATGTTGCTGAGGAGACCGATGCGATGA
- a CDS encoding EVE domain-containing protein encodes MQYWLMKSEPDEASIDDLANAPQRSLPWTGVRNYQARNFMRDTMKIGDGVLFYHSSCPEPGIAGLAEVSSTPYPDPTQFDSHSPYYDPKSTQETPRWLLVDVRFVKKSPLVPLAALREHDELADMRVLARGNRLSITPVTRTEWRFITEKLMK; translated from the coding sequence ATGCAATACTGGCTGATGAAGTCCGAACCGGACGAAGCAAGCATCGACGATCTCGCGAACGCTCCGCAGCGCTCGCTGCCATGGACCGGCGTGCGAAACTATCAGGCGCGCAATTTCATGCGCGACACGATGAAGATCGGCGACGGCGTGCTGTTCTATCACTCGAGTTGCCCCGAGCCGGGCATCGCGGGCCTGGCCGAAGTCTCGTCGACACCCTATCCCGACCCCACCCAGTTCGATTCGCACAGCCCGTATTACGACCCGAAGTCGACGCAGGAAACGCCGCGCTGGTTGCTGGTCGATGTGCGCTTCGTGAAAAAGTCGCCGCTCGTGCCGCTCGCCGCGCTGCGCGAACACGACGAACTCGCCGACATGCGCGTGCTCGCACGCGGCAACCGGCTGTCGATCACGCCCGTCACGCGCACCGAATGGCGCTTCATCACCGAAAAGCTGATGAAGTAG
- a CDS encoding c-type cytochrome, translating to MKQTILRALFVTLLTGSAAAAHADQAGDGLALAQRKNCMACHAVSKPLMGPSFHDIAGKYAARTDAVDYLAQSIVKGSVGVWGGVPMPANTQLTSAEAHTLAQWVLSLH from the coding sequence ATGAAACAGACGATATTGCGCGCGCTGTTCGTGACGCTGCTGACCGGCAGCGCCGCGGCGGCGCACGCCGACCAGGCCGGCGACGGGCTCGCGCTCGCGCAGCGCAAGAACTGCATGGCCTGCCATGCGGTCAGCAAGCCGCTGATGGGCCCGTCGTTCCACGACATCGCCGGCAAGTATGCGGCGCGCACCGACGCCGTCGATTACCTTGCTCAGTCGATCGTGAAGGGTAGTGTCGGTGTGTGGGGCGGCGTGCCGATGCCCGCGAATACGCAGCTGACGAGCGCCGAAGCGCACACGCTCGCGCAATGGGTGCTGTCGCTGCATTGA
- the lgt gene encoding prolipoprotein diacylglyceryl transferase has translation MIIHPNFDPVAIHLGPLAVRWYGLMYLVGFIAAIVVGRIRLKLPHVAAQGWTAKDIDDMMFYGVLGTVLGGRLGYVLFYKADFYFSHPLDVFKVWEGGMSFHGGFLGVTLAMVLFAWQRKRNWLQVTDFVAPMVPTGLAAGRLGNFINGELWGRVTDPGAPWAMLFPGAMRDDAAWLPKHPALVEKWHLADVFMQYQMLPRHPSQLYEIALEGIALFFVLFFFARKPRPMGAVSALFLIGYGLARFTVEFAREPDDFLGLLALGLSMGQWLSLPMILAGIAMLVWAYRRRAANAVA, from the coding sequence ATGATCATTCACCCGAATTTCGACCCCGTAGCGATCCATCTCGGGCCGCTGGCCGTGCGCTGGTACGGCCTCATGTATCTCGTCGGCTTCATCGCGGCGATCGTCGTCGGCCGGATCCGCCTGAAGCTGCCGCATGTCGCGGCGCAGGGCTGGACCGCGAAGGACATCGACGACATGATGTTCTACGGCGTGCTGGGCACCGTGCTCGGCGGCCGGCTCGGCTACGTGCTGTTCTACAAGGCCGACTTCTACTTCTCGCATCCGCTCGACGTGTTCAAGGTGTGGGAAGGCGGGATGTCGTTCCACGGCGGCTTCCTCGGCGTGACGCTCGCGATGGTGCTGTTCGCGTGGCAGCGCAAGCGCAACTGGCTGCAGGTCACCGACTTCGTCGCGCCGATGGTGCCGACGGGGCTCGCGGCCGGGCGGCTCGGCAACTTCATCAACGGCGAGCTGTGGGGCCGCGTGACCGATCCGGGCGCGCCGTGGGCGATGCTGTTCCCGGGCGCGATGCGCGACGACGCGGCGTGGTTGCCGAAGCATCCGGCGCTCGTCGAGAAGTGGCATCTCGCCGACGTGTTCATGCAGTACCAGATGCTGCCGCGCCATCCTTCGCAGCTCTATGAAATTGCGCTCGAAGGCATTGCGCTGTTCTTCGTGCTGTTCTTCTTCGCGCGCAAGCCGCGGCCGATGGGCGCGGTGTCGGCGCTGTTCCTGATCGGCTACGGGCTCGCACGTTTCACGGTCGAATTCGCACGCGAACCGGACGACTTCCTCGGCCTGCTCGCACTCGGCCTGTCGATGGGGCAGTGGCTGTCGCTGCCGATGATCCTCGCGGGCATCGCGATGCTGGTGTGGGCGTATCGCCGCCGCGCGGCGAATGCGGTCGCGTAA
- a CDS encoding adenosylcobinamide-GDP ribazoletransferase — MTPERVGGVRAELRYFFVALGYFTRVPVPRAIGYAAGDLDQAARYFPLVGACVGAWGAFVYLVALRVLPASIAVGLSMAATLLATGAFHEDGLADSCDAFGGGYTRDDVLRIMHDSRIGTFGAVALVIALGLKWQALAAMPPLRAAWTMIAAHAASRAAAVSLLMSLDYVRPEGKAKPVAQRMGARAAWVVAAFGLPWLFWPDWRAGLAAFVALVLVRAWAARYFVKRIGGYTGDCLGFAQQLSELAIYLVVLGWTSS, encoded by the coding sequence GTGACGCCTGAGCGCGTGGGCGGCGTACGCGCAGAACTGCGCTACTTCTTCGTCGCGCTCGGCTATTTCACGCGCGTGCCGGTGCCGCGCGCGATCGGCTATGCGGCCGGCGACCTCGATCAGGCCGCGCGCTATTTCCCGCTGGTCGGCGCGTGCGTCGGCGCGTGGGGCGCGTTCGTCTATCTCGTGGCGCTGCGCGTGCTGCCCGCGTCGATCGCGGTCGGGCTGTCGATGGCCGCGACGCTGCTCGCGACCGGTGCGTTCCACGAGGACGGCCTGGCTGACAGCTGCGATGCGTTCGGCGGCGGCTACACGCGCGACGACGTGCTGCGGATCATGCACGATTCGCGGATCGGCACGTTCGGTGCAGTCGCGCTCGTGATCGCGCTCGGCCTGAAATGGCAGGCGCTCGCGGCGATGCCGCCGCTGCGCGCCGCGTGGACGATGATCGCCGCGCATGCGGCAAGCCGTGCGGCCGCCGTGAGCCTGCTGATGTCGCTCGACTACGTTCGGCCGGAGGGCAAGGCGAAGCCGGTCGCGCAGCGCATGGGCGCGCGCGCGGCCTGGGTCGTCGCCGCATTCGGGCTGCCGTGGCTGTTCTGGCCGGACTGGCGCGCGGGCCTCGCGGCGTTCGTCGCGCTCGTGCTCGTGCGCGCATGGGCGGCCCGCTATTTCGTGAAGCGGATCGGCGGTTATACGGGTGACTGTCTCGGCTTCGCGCAGCAGCTGAGTGAACTGGCGATCTATCTGGTGGTGCTCGGATGGACATCGTCCTGA
- the cobT gene encoding nicotinate-nucleotide--dimethylbenzimidazole phosphoribosyltransferase, whose protein sequence is MTNPTDFPPAIAPLDDALRKRLQHVIDHKTKPPGSLGQLEAIALQIGLIQRTERPHVQRPVTIVFAGDHGIAAEGVSPYPQAVTAQMVANFLAGGAAINAFSGVAQSALEIVDAGVASPLPVSDRLVSLPVARGTRNFAVEPAMTPEEARTALDAGAARVRLHASLGTNVIGFGEMGIANTSSAACLMSRLLDVPIDACVGRGTGLDDQGLAHKRAVLGRALVRHSHAISPLDVLATFGGFEIAMMTGAYLAAASERMTILVDGFIATSALLVAERIAPGVRDYCVFSHASHEAGHRRMLEHFGAKPLLALDLRLGEGTGAALALPLVRAAAAFLAEMASFESAGVDNRDA, encoded by the coding sequence ATGACCAACCCGACCGACTTCCCGCCCGCCATTGCGCCGCTCGACGACGCGCTGCGCAAGCGCCTGCAGCATGTGATCGATCACAAGACCAAGCCGCCCGGCAGTCTCGGCCAGCTCGAGGCGATCGCGTTGCAGATCGGCCTGATCCAGCGCACCGAGCGGCCGCACGTGCAGCGCCCCGTGACGATCGTGTTCGCCGGCGACCACGGCATCGCAGCCGAAGGCGTGAGCCCGTATCCGCAGGCGGTCACCGCGCAGATGGTCGCGAATTTCCTGGCCGGCGGCGCGGCGATCAATGCGTTCTCGGGCGTCGCGCAGAGCGCGCTCGAGATCGTCGATGCGGGCGTCGCGTCGCCGCTGCCGGTGTCGGACCGGCTCGTGTCGCTGCCGGTCGCGCGCGGCACGCGCAACTTCGCGGTCGAGCCCGCGATGACGCCTGAGGAGGCGCGGACGGCGCTCGACGCCGGCGCGGCGCGCGTGCGCCTGCACGCATCGCTCGGCACGAACGTGATCGGCTTCGGCGAAATGGGGATCGCGAACACGTCGTCGGCCGCGTGCCTGATGAGCCGTCTGCTCGACGTGCCGATCGATGCGTGCGTCGGGCGCGGCACGGGCCTCGACGACCAGGGGCTCGCGCACAAGCGCGCGGTGCTCGGCCGTGCGCTCGTCCGGCATTCGCACGCGATCTCGCCGCTCGACGTGCTCGCGACGTTCGGCGGCTTCGAGATCGCGATGATGACGGGTGCGTATCTCGCGGCCGCGAGCGAGCGGATGACGATCCTCGTCGACGGGTTCATCGCGACGTCCGCGCTGCTCGTCGCCGAGCGCATCGCGCCCGGCGTGCGTGACTACTGCGTGTTCTCGCACGCGTCGCACGAGGCCGGGCACCGGCGCATGCTCGAGCATTTCGGCGCGAAGCCGCTGCTCGCGCTCGACCTGCGGCTCGGCGAAGGCACGGGCGCCGCGCTCGCGCTGCCGCTCGTGCGCGCGGCGGCCGCGTTCCTCGCCGAGATGGCGAGCTTCGAGTCCGCGGGCGTCGACAATCGTGACGCCTGA
- a CDS encoding LysR substrate-binding domain-containing protein, whose product MADPTPDLRQWRYFATVADERHFGRAAERLSMTQPPLSQAIRALEEALGVALFVRTKRSVALTAVGAALLPDVRRLLASADALPPLARRLARGEAGSLSLAFVSTADYGLLPSLLRAFGARYPQVRLQLAEATSDVQIDELVAGRIDAGLVIPPVPPRHAVGLSYLPVLREPLVVAMPAAAAPDAPEDEPVHLADLAALPLVIFPRRLAPGFYDIITGCYGAAGETPRIGQEAIQMQTIVSLVSAGMGVALVPQSLRNLRRTGVVYRPLAGVSPVVETGLVWRTGDVSPVLAGFIDVVRAHGLAT is encoded by the coding sequence ATGGCCGATCCGACGCCCGACCTGCGCCAGTGGCGCTATTTCGCGACCGTTGCCGACGAGCGCCATTTCGGCCGCGCGGCCGAGCGCCTGTCGATGACGCAGCCGCCGCTGTCGCAGGCGATCCGGGCGCTCGAGGAGGCACTCGGCGTCGCGCTGTTCGTGCGCACCAAGCGCTCGGTCGCGCTGACGGCGGTCGGTGCGGCACTGCTGCCCGACGTGCGCCGGCTGCTCGCGTCGGCCGACGCGCTGCCGCCGCTCGCGCGGCGCCTCGCGCGCGGCGAGGCCGGCTCGCTGTCGCTCGCGTTCGTGTCGACCGCGGATTACGGGTTGCTGCCGTCGCTGCTGCGCGCGTTCGGCGCGCGCTATCCGCAGGTGCGCCTGCAGCTCGCGGAGGCGACGAGCGACGTGCAGATCGACGAACTCGTCGCGGGCCGCATCGACGCGGGGCTCGTGATACCGCCGGTGCCGCCGCGTCATGCGGTCGGGCTGTCGTACCTGCCGGTGCTGCGCGAGCCGCTGGTGGTCGCGATGCCGGCGGCCGCGGCGCCCGACGCGCCCGAGGACGAACCCGTGCATCTGGCCGACCTGGCCGCGCTGCCGCTCGTGATCTTTCCGCGTCGTTTGGCGCCCGGCTTTTATGACATCATTACGGGCTGCTACGGCGCGGCGGGGGAAACCCCGCGCATCGGCCAGGAGGCGATCCAGATGCAGACGATCGTCAGCCTCGTGTCGGCCGGCATGGGCGTCGCACTGGTGCCTCAGTCGCTGCGTAACCTGCGGCGCACCGGCGTGGTCTACCGTCCGCTCGCCGGCGTTTCGCCGGTCGTCGAGACGGGCCTCGTCTGGCGCACGGGCGACGTGAGTCCCGTGCTCGCAGGCTTCATCGACGTCGTGCGTGCGCACGGTCTCGCCACTTGA
- a CDS encoding SIMPL domain-containing protein (The SIMPL domain is named for its presence in mouse protein SIMPL (signalling molecule that associates with mouse pelle-like kinase). Bacterial member BP26, from Brucella, was shown to assemble into a channel-like structure, while YggE from E. coli has been associated with resistance to oxidative stress.), whose product MTRKSALALSLALAAAVPVALTLASPAAHAQTANPHFPEPAGVLSLSSQASADVPQDIIHITLFYEQQAKDPGSLTSALNQRADAALAQAKGVSGVTAHTGAFSVYPSTDRDGKISAWRGRTEVVLESRDFAAASKLAGQLSNQLQVANVEFSLSPEAQRAAEQKLTTEAIKSFRARADEAAKAFGYSSYSIRDVNVGGGRNVQPYPRMMAMAAAPMDSAKMSAPISVEGGKTTVSVTVNGSVQMK is encoded by the coding sequence ATGACCAGGAAATCCGCACTCGCGCTGTCGCTCGCCCTCGCCGCTGCCGTCCCCGTCGCGCTGACGCTCGCGTCGCCGGCTGCGCACGCGCAGACGGCGAACCCGCACTTTCCAGAGCCGGCCGGCGTGCTGTCGCTGTCGTCGCAGGCCAGCGCCGACGTGCCGCAAGACATCATCCACATCACGCTGTTCTACGAGCAGCAGGCGAAGGACCCGGGCAGCCTGACGTCCGCGCTGAACCAGCGCGCCGACGCGGCGCTCGCGCAGGCGAAGGGCGTGTCGGGCGTCACCGCGCACACCGGTGCGTTCTCGGTGTATCCGAGCACCGATCGCGACGGGAAGATCTCCGCATGGCGCGGCCGTACCGAAGTCGTGCTCGAGTCGCGCGATTTCGCGGCGGCGTCGAAGCTCGCGGGCCAGCTGTCGAACCAGCTGCAAGTTGCGAACGTCGAGTTCTCGCTGTCGCCCGAAGCGCAGCGCGCGGCCGAGCAGAAGCTCACGACCGAAGCGATCAAGTCGTTCCGCGCGCGCGCGGACGAAGCCGCGAAGGCATTCGGCTACAGCAGCTATTCGATCCGCGACGTGAACGTCGGCGGCGGCCGCAACGTGCAGCCGTACCCGCGCATGATGGCGATGGCCGCGGCGCCGATGGACAGCGCGAAGATGAGCGCGCCGATCTCGGTCGAAGGCGGCAAGACGACCGTGTCCGTCACCGTCAACGGTTCGGTGCAGATGAAGTAA
- a CDS encoding DUF2486 family protein, which produces MTQAESSSIPTLTDVLVPGKPVPPRSSATDASPRDDAAVPVLTEVVAPDHAATATVPLQHTGADPESVVVEPVPTPDVPAVELPGDAGATGDSDAPAASGAAEYVVTEESAAMHAPLRSALAADDARQPAFAAAPREPAVHADDAVLPQAVLPAAAGLAAAAWLPDRAPDASQPPDPHVAAALTPEDAQHIAERLRNRLTNYLSGDGREAIEARCRDALHDHTAWLVGQITREVALALETEVMDWVRDAVDEEIARRRTGHSG; this is translated from the coding sequence GTGACACAAGCCGAATCATCCTCGATCCCGACGCTGACCGACGTGCTGGTGCCGGGCAAGCCGGTGCCGCCGCGTTCGTCCGCGACCGATGCGTCGCCGCGCGACGATGCCGCCGTTCCGGTGCTGACCGAGGTGGTCGCGCCGGATCACGCAGCCACTGCAACCGTCCCGTTGCAACACACGGGAGCCGACCCCGAATCCGTGGTGGTCGAACCGGTGCCGACACCTGACGTCCCGGCCGTCGAGCTGCCCGGCGATGCGGGCGCGACGGGCGATAGCGACGCACCGGCCGCATCCGGTGCCGCCGAGTACGTCGTCACCGAGGAATCGGCTGCGATGCATGCGCCGCTGCGGTCGGCGCTCGCTGCCGACGATGCTCGACAGCCCGCTTTCGCCGCGGCACCGCGCGAGCCGGCCGTCCATGCCGACGACGCGGTGCTGCCGCAGGCGGTCCTGCCGGCCGCTGCCGGGCTGGCTGCAGCCGCGTGGCTGCCGGACCGCGCTCCCGACGCGTCGCAACCACCGGATCCGCATGTGGCCGCCGCGCTGACACCGGAGGACGCGCAGCATATCGCCGAGCGTCTGCGCAATCGGCTGACGAATTATCTGAGCGGGGACGGGCGCGAGGCCATCGAGGCCCGCTGCCGCGACGCGCTGCACGACCATACGGCCTGGCTGGTCGGCCAGATCACGCGCGAAGTCGCGCTGGCGCTCGAAACGGAAGTGATGGATTGGGTTCGCGACGCGGTCGACGAAGAGATCGCCCGCCGCCGGACCGGTCATTCAGGCTGA
- a CDS encoding cell division protein ZapA, with protein MSTKQIEVSILGQPYRLACSAETEAALLEAVARVDAEMSKIRANSSVRGTDRIAVMAALSLASELLRLQTSVRHGEAFPAEEIRRTMHQMNEQLGAVLAQHETQ; from the coding sequence ATGAGCACCAAGCAGATCGAAGTCTCGATTCTCGGTCAGCCCTATCGGCTCGCCTGTTCGGCCGAGACCGAAGCGGCGCTGCTCGAAGCCGTCGCGCGCGTCGACGCCGAAATGTCGAAGATCCGCGCGAACAGCTCGGTACGCGGCACCGACCGCATCGCGGTCATGGCCGCGCTGTCGCTCGCATCCGAATTGCTGCGGCTGCAAACGAGCGTGCGGCACGGTGAAGCATTTCCTGCGGAAGAAATCCGTCGTACAATGCACCAGATGAACGAACAGCTCGGCGCGGTGCTCGCACAGCACGAGACGCAGTAA